The following coding sequences are from one Clarias gariepinus isolate MV-2021 ecotype Netherlands chromosome 19, CGAR_prim_01v2, whole genome shotgun sequence window:
- the LOC128507837 gene encoding heterogeneous nuclear ribonucleoprotein A/B-like isoform X1: MAEDSEQQFMETSENGNGEEALNGAASEDVQFDEGGEAAQDEGQNGAGDGRQIEASKGEEDAGKMFVGGLSWDTSKTDLKDYFSKFGEVMDCTIKMDSNTGRSRGFGFILFKEAASVEKVLQQKEHRLDGRQIDPKKAMAMKKDPVKKIFVGGLNPETTEEKIREYFGAFGEIESIELPTDPKTSKRRGFVFITYAEESTVKNILEKKYHTVNGSKCEIKVAQPKEVYQQQQQYGGRGGGYGGRGRGRGGQQQNWNQGYSNYWNQGYGNQGYGYGGQQGYGNYGGYGNYDYSSGYYGYGGGYDYNQGNTSYGKTPRRGGHQSSYKPY; this comes from the exons ATGGCCGAGGACAGCGAGCAGCAGTTTATGGAGACCTCGGAGAACGGAAACGGAGAGGAGGCGCTTAACGGAGCGGCGAGCGAGGACGTGCAGTTCGATGAGGGAGGAGAAGCCGCTCAGGACGAGGGGCAGAACGGAGCGGGGGATGGAAGACAGATCGAAGCCAGCAAGGGAGAGGAGGACGCCGG TAAAATGTTTGTTGGCGGTCTCAGCTGGGACACGAGTAAAACGGATCTTAAGGACTACTTCTCAAAGTTTGGTGAGGTCATGGACTGTACCATCAAAATGGACTCTAACACGGGCAGGTCACGTGGTTTCGGGTTCATCCTCTTTAAAGAGGCAGCAAGTGTGGAAAAG GTGTTGCAGCAAAAGGAACACAGATTAGATGGAAGACAGATTGATCCTAAAAAAGCAATGGCGATGAAGAAGGaccctgttaaaaaaatatttgttggtGGACTCAACCCAGAGACCACAGAAGAAAAAATCCGGGAATATTTTGGTGCATTTGGCGAG atTGAATCTATCGAACTTCCCACGGATCCAAAAACAAGCAAACGGAGGGGTTTCGTCTTCATTACTTATGCAGAGGAGTCAACAGTAAAGAACATCCTAGAAAAGAAATACCATACTGTCAATGGGAGCAAG TGTGAAATTAAAGTTGCCCAGCCTAAGGAGGTTTACCAGCAACAGCAGCAGTATGGTGGACGTGGAGGCGGCTACGGGGGTCGTGGCAGGGGTCGTGGCG GCCAACAACAAAATTGGAACCAGGGATACAGCAACTACTGGAACCAGGGCTACGGCAATCAGGGCTACGGCTATGGCGGACAACAAGGCTATGGCAACTACGGGGGTTATGGCAACTATGACTACTCTTCCGGCTACTACGGCTATGGTGGTGGATATGACTACA ACCAGGGCAATACGAGCTATGGGAAAACTCCAAGACGTGGAGGCCACCAGAGTAGCTACAAGCCATACTGA
- the LOC128507837 gene encoding heterogeneous nuclear ribonucleoprotein A/B-like isoform X2, protein MAEDSEQQFMETSENGNGEEALNGAASEDVQFDEGGEAAQDEGQNGAGDGRQIEASKGEEDAGKMFVGGLSWDTSKTDLKDYFSKFGEVMDCTIKMDSNTGRSRGFGFILFKEAASVEKVLQQKEHRLDGRQIDPKKAMAMKKDPVKKIFVGGLNPETTEEKIREYFGAFGEIESIELPTDPKTSKRRGFVFITYAEESTVKNILEKKYHTVNGSKCEIKVAQPKEVYQQQQQYGGRGGGYGGRGRGRGGQQQNWNQGYSNYWNQGYGNQGYGYGGQQGYGNYGGYGNYDYSSGYYGYGGGYDYSPKYSQSKNA, encoded by the exons ATGGCCGAGGACAGCGAGCAGCAGTTTATGGAGACCTCGGAGAACGGAAACGGAGAGGAGGCGCTTAACGGAGCGGCGAGCGAGGACGTGCAGTTCGATGAGGGAGGAGAAGCCGCTCAGGACGAGGGGCAGAACGGAGCGGGGGATGGAAGACAGATCGAAGCCAGCAAGGGAGAGGAGGACGCCGG TAAAATGTTTGTTGGCGGTCTCAGCTGGGACACGAGTAAAACGGATCTTAAGGACTACTTCTCAAAGTTTGGTGAGGTCATGGACTGTACCATCAAAATGGACTCTAACACGGGCAGGTCACGTGGTTTCGGGTTCATCCTCTTTAAAGAGGCAGCAAGTGTGGAAAAG GTGTTGCAGCAAAAGGAACACAGATTAGATGGAAGACAGATTGATCCTAAAAAAGCAATGGCGATGAAGAAGGaccctgttaaaaaaatatttgttggtGGACTCAACCCAGAGACCACAGAAGAAAAAATCCGGGAATATTTTGGTGCATTTGGCGAG atTGAATCTATCGAACTTCCCACGGATCCAAAAACAAGCAAACGGAGGGGTTTCGTCTTCATTACTTATGCAGAGGAGTCAACAGTAAAGAACATCCTAGAAAAGAAATACCATACTGTCAATGGGAGCAAG TGTGAAATTAAAGTTGCCCAGCCTAAGGAGGTTTACCAGCAACAGCAGCAGTATGGTGGACGTGGAGGCGGCTACGGGGGTCGTGGCAGGGGTCGTGGCG GCCAACAACAAAATTGGAACCAGGGATACAGCAACTACTGGAACCAGGGCTACGGCAATCAGGGCTACGGCTATGGCGGACAACAAGGCTATGGCAACTACGGGGGTTATGGCAACTATGACTACTCTTCCGGCTACTACGGCTATGGTGGTGGATATGACTACA GCCCTAAGTATTCTCAATCCAAGAATGCATAA
- the LOC128508023 gene encoding receptor of activated protein C kinase 1-like, whose product MTEQMTLRGTLKGHSGWVTQIATTPQFPDMILSASRDKSIIMWKLTRDETNYGVPQRALRGHSHFVSDVVISSDGQFALSGSWDSTLRLWDLTTGTTTRRFVGHTKDVLSVAFSADNRQIVSGARDKTIKLWNTLGVCKYTIQDESHSEWVSCVRFSPNSSNPIIVSCGWDKLVKVWNLANCKLKTNHIGHTGFLNTVTVSPDGSLCASGGKDGQAMLWDLNEGKHLYTLDGGDTINALCFSPNRYWLCAATGPSIKIWDLEGKIIVDELRQEVISTSSKAEPPQCTSLAWSADGQTLFAGYTDNLIRVWQVTIGTR is encoded by the exons ATGACCGAGCAGATGACTCTTAGAGGGACCCTGAAGGGCCACAGTGGTTGGGTGACCCAAATCGCCACAACTCCTCAGTTTCCAGACATGATTCTGTCCGCATCCAGAG ATAAGTCCATCATCATGTGGAAGCTCACCCGTGATGAGACCAACTATGGCGTGCCCCAGCGCGCTCTGCGTGGTCACTCGCACTTCGTCAGTGATGTGGTCATCTCATCGGACGGCCAGTTTGCCCTGTCCGGGTCGTGGGACAGCACTCTTCGTCTCTGGGATCTTACCAC tggaaCCACTACCCGCCGATTTGTCGGCCACACCAAGGATGTCCTGAGCGTTGCTTTCTCTGCTGATAACCGCCAGATCGTGTCTGGCGCCCGGGACAAAACCATCAAGCTGTGGAACACTCTGGGTGTCTGCAAATACACCATCCAG GATGAAAGCCACAGCGAGTGGGTGTCCTGTGTGCGCTTTtcgcccaacagcagcaaccccATCATTGTCTCCTGCGGCTGGGACAAACTGGTTAAG GTGTGGAACCTGGCCAACTGCAAGCTGAAGACCAACCACATTGGTCACACTGGATTCCTCAATACAGTCACCGTTTCCCCTGATGGGTCCCTCTGCGCTTCTGGTGGAAAG GACGGGCAGGCCATGCTGTGGGATCTGAATGAAGGGAAGCACCTGTACACTCTGGATGGTGGCGACACCATCAACGCTCTCTGCTTTAGCCCTAACAGATACTGGCTCTGCGCAGCCACCGGCCCTTCCATCAAGATCTGG GATCTGGAGGGCAAAATCATTGTTGATGAGCTGAGACAGGAGGTGATCAGCACCAGCAGCAAGGCCGAGCCACCGCAGTGCACTTCCCTTGCCTGGTCTGCTGATGGACAG ACTCTGTTTGCTGGCTACACTGACAACCTCATCAGAGTGTGGCAGGTTACCATTGGAACCAGATAG